The following coding sequences are from one Neurospora crassa OR74A linkage group I, whole genome shotgun sequence window:
- a CDS encoding ubiquitin-conjugating enzyme E has translation MGDIQNSAPTFGARKNIDPSQNAVKRLQTELMQLMTSPAPGVSAFPSADGNLLSWRATIEGPEDTPYAGLTFKLSFEFPANYPYAPPTVLFRTPIYHPNVDFSGRICLDILKDKWTAAYNTQTVLLSLQSLLGEPNNASPLNGEAAELWDKDPTLFKTKVMDRHRDIDDD, from the exons ATGGGAGATATCCAGAACTCTGCGCCCACTTTTGGCGCTAGGAAGAATATCGACCCCAGTCAAAATGCCGTCAAGAG ATTGCAGACGGAGCTTATGCAGCTAATGACATCGCCGGCGCCGGGCGTGTCTGCCTTCCCCTCTGCCGACGGCAATCTCCTTTCGTGGCGGGCTACCATCGAGGGACCTGAGGATACCCCTTATGCCGGCCTCACCTTCAAGCTTAGTTTTGAATTTCCTGCGAATTATCCTTACGCGCCGCCTACGGTGCTGTTCAGAACCCCGATCTACCATCCCAACGTGGACTTTTCTGGACGCATCTGTCTCGACATCCTCAAGGATAAGTGGACTGCTGCTTACAACACTCAGACCGTCCTTCTGAGCTTGCAATCCCTGCTTGGAGAGCCGAACAA TGCTTCCCCGCTCAACGGCGAGGCGGCTGAGCTTTGGGACAAGGACCCGACCTTGTTCAAGACCAAGGTCATGGACCGTCACAGGGACATTGACGACGACTGA